One Roseburia rectibacter DNA window includes the following coding sequences:
- a CDS encoding ZIP family metal transporter: MKNGLNRLVQKALLGFASGVMVAASVWSLLIPSINMSETMGRFAFLPAAVGFVFGILFLLLMDKIIPHLHMNEEKPEGLPSHLKKTTMLVLAVTLHNIPEGMAVGVVFAGLLSGNSTITLAGAFSLSIGIAIQNFPEGAIISLPLKSEGGSTKKAFWYGVASGVVEPIAAGITIILAGIITHMLPYLLAFAAGAMIYVVVEELLPEASEGEHSNINTIGFAAGFLIMMILDVALG, encoded by the coding sequence ATGAAAAACGGGTTGAACCGTCTGGTACAGAAAGCATTGCTTGGCTTTGCATCCGGTGTCATGGTGGCGGCGTCTGTGTGGTCGCTGCTGATACCATCGATTAACATGTCAGAGACGATGGGAAGATTTGCTTTCCTGCCTGCAGCAGTTGGATTTGTATTTGGAATTCTGTTTTTGCTGCTGATGGATAAGATCATTCCACATCTTCATATGAATGAGGAAAAGCCGGAAGGTCTGCCAAGCCACCTAAAAAAAACAACCATGTTGGTACTGGCTGTTACCCTTCACAATATACCGGAGGGAATGGCAGTAGGAGTCGTATTTGCAGGACTTTTATCAGGTAACAGCACAATTACGTTAGCGGGAGCATTTTCGCTGTCCATAGGGATCGCAATCCAGAATTTCCCGGAAGGCGCCATTATATCGCTTCCGTTAAAAAGTGAAGGAGGCAGTACGAAAAAGGCATTCTGGTATGGTGTGGCGTCCGGTGTGGTAGAGCCGATCGCAGCGGGGATTACGATCATATTAGCCGGAATTATTACACACATGCTGCCATATCTGCTGGCATTTGCAGCAGGGGCAATGATTTATGTGGTAGTGGAAGAACTTCTTCCGGAAGCATCAGAAGGAGAACATTCTAATATTAATACAATTGGATTTGCAGCAGGATTTCTGATCATGATGATATTAGATGTCGCATTAGGATAA
- a CDS encoding YdcF family protein, with protein MRGVQMVIIAVGGILLFWFFAPLLCKGIFNIGTATGILISLFLLCYGIFFGRMNRRALILWNGRKTHWICVFLLVLVLIMIMTVLAETFLMIHSALHTPPQNTTAVVLGCSVKGTKPSRILEERIDAAYDYLSVNKDAVCILSGGRGPGEDITEAQCMYEVLTKRGISENRLILEERSTTTEENLKYTGEILKDRGLDMTVTLVTSEFHEYRANQMAARLGMKSYSTPAHTFFVYFPTYYVRELYGILYYELRHWD; from the coding sequence ATGCGCGGTGTACAGATGGTCATTATAGCGGTCGGAGGCATTTTATTATTCTGGTTCTTCGCGCCGCTGTTATGCAAAGGAATTTTTAATATAGGAACGGCGACCGGGATTCTGATCTCGTTATTCCTGTTATGTTATGGAATTTTTTTCGGGCGTATGAACAGGAGAGCTTTGATATTGTGGAATGGCAGGAAAACACACTGGATATGTGTTTTCCTGCTTGTCCTTGTACTTATAATGATCATGACAGTGTTGGCAGAGACATTTCTGATGATCCACTCAGCATTACACACTCCGCCGCAAAATACGACAGCTGTTGTTTTAGGATGCAGTGTAAAAGGTACAAAACCAAGCAGAATATTAGAGGAACGTATTGATGCTGCATATGATTATCTGAGTGTAAATAAAGATGCAGTATGTATTTTGTCCGGTGGCAGAGGACCGGGTGAAGATATCACGGAAGCACAGTGCATGTATGAAGTGCTGACAAAACGGGGAATCAGTGAAAATCGTTTGATTTTAGAAGAACGATCTACAACGACGGAAGAAAATTTAAAATATACCGGAGAAATTTTAAAAGACCGTGGACTTGATATGACTGTGACACTGGTTACCAGTGAATTTCATGAATATCGGGCGAATCAGATGGCAGCCAGGCTGGGAATGAAAAGTTACAGTACCCCGGCACATACATTTTTTGTATATTTTCCCACCTATTATGTGAGGGAACTGTATGGCATTTTATATTATGAATTGCGTCATTGGGATTAG
- a CDS encoding ribonuclease H1 domain-containing protein produces MPGKYYAVKKGRKPGVYQSWAECKAMVDGFPGAVYKSFKTREEAVAFAKAATYTGADAAPKMQNAMKKTMQQEDGAMPSVYAFVDGSYNVATHVYGYGGFLIHDGIKEVLQGSDKDAEMAAMRNVAGEICGSMAAIRKAVELGLPEVTIYYDYMGIEMWATGAWKCNKKGTAAYRDYVASVKNVIVIRFVKVKGHSGIDGNEEADMLAKQAVGNEI; encoded by the coding sequence ATGCCAGGAAAATATTATGCAGTAAAAAAAGGAAGAAAACCGGGAGTGTACCAGAGCTGGGCAGAATGTAAAGCGATGGTGGACGGCTTTCCTGGAGCAGTATATAAGAGTTTTAAAACAAGAGAAGAAGCAGTGGCTTTTGCCAAAGCTGCGACATATACCGGAGCAGATGCTGCCCCAAAGATGCAAAATGCAATGAAGAAAACAATGCAGCAGGAAGATGGGGCGATGCCGTCTGTCTATGCGTTTGTGGATGGTTCTTACAATGTGGCAACGCATGTCTACGGATATGGTGGCTTTCTGATTCATGATGGCATAAAAGAAGTGCTGCAGGGGAGTGATAAGGATGCAGAGATGGCAGCGATGCGCAATGTCGCAGGGGAAATCTGTGGCAGTATGGCTGCGATCAGAAAAGCGGTCGAATTAGGATTGCCGGAAGTAACGATTTATTATGATTACATGGGAATCGAAATGTGGGCAACCGGTGCGTGGAAGTGCAATAAAAAAGGGACAGCAGCATACCGTGATTATGTGGCATCGGTGAAAAATGTGATTGTGATTCGTTTTGTAAAGGTAAAAGGACATTCCGGTATCGATGGCAATGAGGAAGCAGATATGTTAGCAAAGCAGGCAGTGGGGAATGAGATATAA
- a CDS encoding GntR family transcriptional regulator yields the protein MDKKLKYYDLMEDLRKQIVSGKIKPGEKLPSENELSGTYQVSRQTVRKALQILQNEGYIYAEHGRGTFCSEMARRTGETKNIAVVTTYLSDYIFPRVIQGIDKVLTENGYSILLKNTRNSRNMEAKCLEELLQKGIDGLIIEPSKSQIFCKHINLYQTLDEYRIPYVFIQGSYAQLAEKPHILLDDCLGGYLVTRYLISLGHHHIIGIFKADDTQGQQRHKGYVQALQEAGIAYDPDKVVWFYTEDRKTHPYEQVCHMAKMRCEHFFDSVVSYNDQIALEVIRALEDEGLKVPDDVSVTGYDDSYLASSGKVPLTTVAHPQEKLGEMAAELLLGLLKEGSVPESEKQILVKPKLVIRESCISRKKEE from the coding sequence ATGGATAAAAAGTTAAAATATTATGATCTGATGGAGGACTTAAGAAAACAGATCGTTTCAGGAAAAATAAAGCCGGGAGAAAAACTGCCATCGGAAAATGAACTTTCCGGGACATATCAGGTAAGCAGACAGACTGTACGGAAAGCTCTGCAGATCCTTCAGAACGAGGGATATATTTATGCGGAACATGGACGTGGAACGTTTTGTTCGGAGATGGCGAGACGCACGGGTGAAACGAAAAATATAGCAGTGGTCACGACATATCTGTCTGATTATATTTTTCCGAGAGTGATCCAGGGAATTGATAAAGTCCTTACGGAAAATGGATATAGTATTCTTTTAAAGAATACAAGAAATTCCAGAAATATGGAAGCAAAATGTTTAGAAGAATTATTGCAGAAGGGAATTGATGGGCTGATCATAGAACCAAGCAAAAGTCAGATCTTCTGCAAACATATTAATTTATACCAGACGCTGGATGAATATCGGATTCCATATGTATTTATTCAAGGCAGTTATGCGCAGCTTGCAGAAAAGCCCCATATCCTTTTAGATGACTGCCTTGGAGGATATCTGGTTACAAGATATCTGATCTCACTGGGGCACCATCACATCATAGGGATATTTAAAGCGGATGATACGCAGGGACAGCAGCGGCACAAAGGGTATGTGCAGGCTTTACAGGAAGCAGGGATTGCGTATGACCCGGATAAAGTGGTATGGTTTTATACGGAAGACCGGAAAACGCATCCATATGAACAGGTGTGTCATATGGCTAAGATGAGATGTGAGCATTTCTTTGACAGTGTGGTATCGTATAATGACCAGATTGCACTAGAGGTCATCCGGGCATTAGAGGATGAAGGACTTAAAGTGCCGGATGATGTTTCAGTGACAGGATATGATGATTCCTATCTTGCGTCAAGTGGAAAAGTACCGCTCACCACGGTGGCTCATCCACAGGAAAAATTAGGTGAAATGGCAGCAGAGCTTCTTCTTGGACTGCTGAAAGAGGGAAGTGTCCCGGAGTCAGAAAAGCAGATCCTTGTGAAACCAAAGCTGGTGATCCGGGAATCCTGTATATCCCGGAAAAAGGAGGAATAA
- the nrdG gene encoding anaerobic ribonucleoside-triphosphate reductase activating protein: MNYAQIKPCSIENGTGVRVSLFVSGCRHHCKECFNQETWDFSYGKPFTENTEDEIMQALAPSYIAGLTLLGGDPGEPENQQGLLPLLQRIKKELPDKNIWVYSGYLYEDFLPGGRAYCEASEPFLSMIDVMVDGPFILGKKDIGLNFRGSSNQRIINVPETRKNQEIILLME, from the coding sequence ATGAACTATGCGCAGATCAAACCCTGTTCCATTGAGAATGGTACAGGTGTGAGGGTGTCTTTGTTTGTGTCCGGATGCAGACATCACTGCAAAGAGTGCTTTAATCAGGAAACATGGGATTTTTCCTATGGCAAACCGTTTACAGAAAATACGGAAGATGAGATCATGCAGGCGCTTGCACCGTCCTACATTGCAGGACTGACACTGCTTGGAGGAGATCCGGGGGAACCGGAAAATCAGCAGGGGCTTCTTCCTCTTTTACAGAGAATAAAAAAAGAACTGCCGGATAAAAATATCTGGGTGTACAGCGGATATCTGTATGAGGATTTTTTGCCGGGCGGAAGGGCATATTGTGAGGCATCAGAGCCTTTTTTATCAATGATCGATGTTATGGTGGATGGACCTTTTATTTTAGGGAAAAAGGATATTGGCTTAAATTTCAGGGGATCTTCGAACCAGAGAATCATTAATGTGCCTGAAACGAGAAAAAACCAGGAAATTATATTACTGATGGAATAA
- a CDS encoding phospho-N-acetylmuramoyl-pentapeptide-transferase: MKFSWKMIAAALSYALGVLGWCYVGGYKILTGPVKGLILAQMAGSMSLGRLAAAAIEGFIYLSLAGGVWCIGYMLSSHFRED, from the coding sequence ATGAAGTTTTCATGGAAAATGATTGCTGCTGCATTAAGTTATGCATTAGGTGTTCTGGGTTGGTGCTATGTTGGCGGTTATAAGATCCTGACTGGTCCGGTAAAGGGACTGATCCTTGCGCAGATGGCAGGAAGCATGTCTTTGGGACGACTGGCAGCTGCAGCGATTGAAGGATTTATATATCTTTCATTAGCAGGCGGAGTCTGGTGCATTGGGTATATGTTAAGCAGTCATTTCAGGGAAGATTGA
- the fliB gene encoding flagellin lysine-N-methylase — MVFRVPSYYKEFRCIADKCPDNCCRGWEIDIDEDTLDYYKDLKGPMAEKIRASISEDGSFVLNEEGWCPLLNEKGLCEVCLTLGEDSLSEVCTEYPRFTTEYPKTREKVLCLSCGEVGRIVFSDTETIGFDEQILSEDYDEYEWEEGDDELAEKLEAVRAHAIGLLQDRTHSITERIAMYLDYCCQMQKELFETAPKTEEPEKISLYEAFLQRLSQYEELESIGDAWSDMEDRLKNFYNEENYEKTHRAFMESQKENEYQYEHLMVYYTFRYFMRAFYDNNLLEKAQFAVASFLMVRDMDVMVWMENGQKFDLSDRVETTKVYAKEVEHSEENIEMLGESFLFEDVFSVKGLLAQIM; from the coding sequence ATGGTGTTTAGAGTGCCGTCATATTATAAAGAGTTCCGGTGCATTGCTGATAAATGTCCGGATAATTGCTGCAGAGGATGGGAAATTGATATTGATGAGGATACACTGGATTATTATAAGGATCTGAAAGGACCGATGGCAGAGAAAATCCGTGCATCGATCAGCGAGGATGGCAGTTTTGTGTTAAATGAAGAGGGATGGTGTCCGCTTCTGAATGAAAAGGGACTCTGCGAGGTATGTCTGACTTTGGGGGAGGATTCTCTGTCAGAGGTGTGTACGGAATATCCGAGATTTACGACGGAGTATCCGAAAACGAGAGAAAAAGTATTATGTCTTTCCTGCGGGGAAGTTGGGCGTATCGTCTTTTCAGATACGGAAACGATCGGATTTGACGAACAGATTCTTTCGGAAGATTATGATGAGTATGAGTGGGAGGAGGGGGATGATGAGCTTGCGGAGAAACTTGAAGCAGTAAGAGCACATGCGATCGGTCTGCTTCAGGATCGCACTCATTCCATAACAGAGCGCATCGCAATGTATCTCGATTATTGCTGTCAGATGCAGAAGGAGCTGTTTGAGACAGCGCCAAAAACGGAAGAACCGGAAAAGATCAGCCTTTACGAGGCATTCTTACAGCGGCTTTCGCAGTATGAGGAGCTTGAATCCATTGGTGATGCGTGGTCTGATATGGAAGATAGGCTGAAGAATTTTTATAATGAAGAAAATTATGAAAAGACGCACCGTGCTTTTATGGAGTCACAAAAGGAAAACGAGTATCAGTATGAACATCTGATGGTATATTATACTTTCCGTTATTTTATGAGGGCATTCTATGATAACAATCTGCTTGAAAAGGCGCAGTTTGCAGTTGCATCTTTTTTAATGGTGCGTGATATGGATGTCATGGTCTGGATGGAAAACGGACAGAAATTTGATCTTTCAGACCGTGTTGAAACAACGAAAGTTTATGCAAAAGAAGTAGAGCATTCCGAAGAAAATATAGAAATGTTAGGAGAATCATTTTTGTTTGAAGACGTATTTTCCGTAAAAGGTCTGCTTGCACAGATCATGTAA
- a CDS encoding thioredoxin, with protein MTYAIDPAMSFVEVVSFYEKYIDETKAAGKKPVSFLHFLTGRY; from the coding sequence ATGACTTATGCAATCGATCCGGCAATGTCTTTCGTTGAAGTTGTTTCTTTCTATGAGAAATATATCGATGAGACAAAAGCCGCCGGGAAAAAGCCTGTATCTTTCCTGCATTTTCTCACAGGCAGATACTAA
- a CDS encoding peptidoglycan recognition protein family protein: protein MDQGEAGRRREAEKRRYEARKRRQKKRKRQQMFAGGVMIFTAVMFVGVILYGVWRISHRTIQTQDEIIVEETKYIADRPDFSVQLLDYNEFSRPGTALEKINGIVVHYTANPGTTAQQNRDYFEGLAQSGETHASSHFVIGISGEIIQCIPCNEIAYASNERNADTISIECCIPDDTGKFTDATYGSLVHLVTWLMGRYDLTTDDVIRHYDVTGKACPKYYVENEAAWEQFKSDLVDYIETNGIAKTEEIQ, encoded by the coding sequence ATGGATCAGGGAGAAGCAGGCCGCAGACGTGAAGCGGAAAAAAGAAGATACGAGGCACGAAAAAGAAGACAGAAGAAACGGAAAAGACAGCAGATGTTTGCAGGCGGTGTCATGATCTTTACGGCAGTTATGTTTGTGGGAGTGATTTTATATGGTGTATGGCGCATATCCCACAGGACAATACAGACACAGGATGAGATCATTGTGGAGGAAACGAAATATATTGCGGACCGGCCGGATTTTTCTGTGCAGCTTTTAGATTATAATGAATTCTCAAGACCGGGAACGGCACTTGAAAAAATAAATGGGATTGTTGTGCATTATACCGCAAATCCGGGAACAACGGCGCAGCAGAACCGTGATTATTTTGAAGGACTGGCGCAATCAGGGGAAACGCATGCAAGCAGTCATTTTGTGATCGGGATCAGTGGGGAGATCATCCAATGCATTCCATGCAATGAAATCGCATATGCTTCGAATGAGAGAAATGCCGATACGATTTCCATAGAGTGCTGTATTCCGGATGATACGGGAAAATTTACGGATGCGACTTATGGATCGCTGGTTCATCTGGTGACATGGCTGATGGGACGTTATGATCTGACTACGGATGATGTGATAAGACATTATGATGTAACAGGAAAGGCATGTCCGAAATATTATGTGGAAAATGAGGCTGCATGGGAGCAGTTTAAGTCGGATCTTGTCGATTACATAGAGACCAACGGTATTGCAAAAACAGAGGAAATACAGTAA
- a CDS encoding methyltransferase: MIEKYYEALQKRENLRENLVELRNRMKDETVRKQFASLNGDGRLLLELLEEEDPKVRKNAAMILGELRLAGAADALVTAYEREQTLFVKSAYLKALAYLDITAYQERLKERMEELLSYTPAIEEKKHIDEEVRALGRLLEKAEDNKSHAFTGFKDPHEMLLLTGHTRTDVTLKEIGELPADIRRKTAKHPLGVAVYTKDVRAMANLRTYRELLFPIRLKQDEGQAEKLADAIWQSGISDFLKECHKQDTPFRFRVEIRADMENDKRASFAKKFAIQLERASARWLTNSTGDYEIEIRLIKKKDGGFAPFLKLYTIPMRRFAYRKNAVAASIHPSLAAMLVALARPYLKENAQILDPFCGVGTMLIERDIIEPAREKYGIDIFGPAIEGARENASLAGEKINFIHRDYFDFRHDYLFDEIITNMPVRGKQSRGEMDTLYASFFEKSKEILAPGGTMIFYSNEEGIVKKQLRLHTEYRLIQEFVISEKRHFSLYIVGIKG; encoded by the coding sequence ATGATAGAGAAATATTACGAAGCATTGCAAAAAAGAGAAAATCTCCGCGAAAACCTTGTAGAATTGCGTAACAGGATGAAAGATGAAACCGTCAGAAAACAGTTTGCGTCACTGAACGGGGATGGCAGATTACTGTTAGAACTGTTAGAGGAAGAAGATCCTAAGGTGCGTAAAAATGCAGCGATGATCCTTGGGGAACTGAGGCTGGCAGGTGCTGCAGATGCATTAGTTACGGCATATGAAAGGGAGCAGACTCTTTTTGTAAAAAGCGCGTATTTAAAGGCACTTGCCTATTTGGATATTACGGCATATCAGGAACGGCTCAAAGAGAGGATGGAAGAACTTCTCTCTTATACTCCGGCAATAGAAGAAAAAAAGCATATTGATGAGGAGGTTCGTGCACTTGGCAGGCTGTTAGAAAAGGCAGAAGATAACAAAAGTCACGCATTTACCGGATTTAAAGATCCACATGAGATGCTGCTGCTGACCGGGCATACACGTACGGATGTAACCTTGAAGGAAATTGGGGAACTTCCAGCGGATATCAGGAGAAAAACGGCAAAACATCCACTCGGAGTGGCAGTGTATACAAAGGATGTGCGTGCTATGGCAAATCTGAGAACTTACCGTGAACTTTTGTTTCCGATCCGTTTAAAGCAGGATGAGGGGCAGGCAGAAAAGTTAGCAGATGCGATCTGGCAGAGCGGTATCAGTGATTTTTTAAAGGAGTGTCATAAACAGGACACCCCGTTTCGTTTTCGTGTAGAGATCCGGGCAGATATGGAGAACGACAAAAGAGCTTCTTTTGCGAAAAAATTTGCAATACAGTTAGAGCGTGCATCAGCGAGATGGCTGACCAATTCAACGGGTGATTATGAAATAGAGATTCGTCTGATAAAGAAAAAAGATGGAGGATTTGCACCATTTTTAAAACTGTACACGATCCCGATGCGGCGTTTTGCCTACCGGAAAAATGCAGTTGCAGCATCCATTCATCCATCACTGGCAGCAATGCTTGTGGCACTTGCAAGACCATATCTCAAAGAAAATGCACAGATCTTAGATCCATTCTGCGGAGTGGGGACAATGCTCATCGAGAGAGACATTATAGAACCGGCAAGGGAAAAGTATGGGATCGATATTTTTGGACCGGCGATTGAAGGAGCAAGGGAAAATGCCTCTTTAGCGGGTGAAAAGATCAATTTTATCCATAGAGATTATTTTGATTTTAGACATGATTATCTGTTTGATGAGATCATTACCAATATGCCGGTAAGGGGAAAACAGTCACGCGGTGAGATGGATACACTTTATGCTTCATTTTTTGAAAAATCAAAAGAAATCTTAGCACCGGGCGGAACGATGATTTTTTATTCAAATGAAGAAGGCATTGTAAAGAAACAACTTCGTTTACATACAGAATACAGGTTGATACAGGAGTTTGTGATTTCAGAGAAACGTCATTTTAGTCTGTATATCGTTGGAATAAAGGGGTAA
- a CDS encoding sensor domain-containing phosphodiesterase produces MALLSRKKEDDPLRSEQVLLDVSLMQNLQDRFCDANNLYLMCLDRDRTEVTKTYGSKEELEYLGSVIDMDRHAGLLERLQNSRIESVIEEDCGADGIRMCGVAVKVSGEVSAIWIVVGIMEDAGENVPDYMMRTTPERYYKSIEFLETLSKQMFAVKLEELLAQEAFLKSRESEEQMETELKRNEAMTAIVRMLESEDSFDGIVRDILKEACGYLEISAAVLFRENIDGATVNMISEYYSAGRESRMDASQNIPKAELPFFNGKPYMISADSKMPESFRRLFDAQKMKAGLFLPIDVGGKTGMYVCFCEDEKERIWDSGEIKFVNDVRRIIQTILVKRIAKNSLASSYASLEAILENVGCGIYVMDTKENTILYTNQRFRKAFGGDIHSAGIEECLRQGAQSEDSLYFREVYSKEENRWFDLHSTRINWVDGRKVLLCTIYDVTDKKLYQQKIERQANNDFLTGLYNRMRCEQDLERYIRQTKEFGGEGALLYIDLDDFKHINDGLGHQYGDVLLKNISGSLQRIPGVENNCYRMGGDEFIIILAHHHMAMLQQILDEIKSLFTKPWMLKGTDYYCTMSMGVVRFPADGDTVEELIKKADIALYSAKCAGKNRIEFYDDNVESTSYKRLDLEKNMRNATRNAFSEFEVYFQPIVNITKEGNPCAGAEALIRWNSGELGLIPPTDFIPLAEYLGLINPIGEFVLREACIHCKYWNDMGHPEYKVNVNLSVVQLLQNDIVERIAHVIEETRITPQNLTLEVTESLAVNDMSRMKRILADIRHLGVRVALDDFGTGYSSLNHIREMPIDVIKIDRCFIIDIGKDDFSNAFVKMVGELATAIHVNVCVEGVETKEQLDALMGSKVQLIQGFYFGKPMKAEMFERQFL; encoded by the coding sequence ATGGCACTTTTGAGTAGGAAGAAGGAAGATGATCCTTTAAGATCAGAACAGGTACTGTTGGATGTATCACTGATGCAGAATCTGCAGGACCGTTTCTGTGATGCGAATAACCTGTATCTGATGTGTCTTGACAGAGACCGCACGGAAGTCACAAAGACATATGGTTCGAAGGAAGAACTTGAGTATCTGGGCAGTGTGATCGACATGGACAGACATGCCGGGCTGTTAGAACGGCTGCAAAACAGCAGGATTGAAAGCGTGATTGAAGAGGACTGTGGTGCAGATGGAATCCGGATGTGCGGGGTAGCTGTAAAGGTAAGCGGAGAGGTATCTGCGATCTGGATCGTGGTCGGTATAATGGAAGATGCCGGAGAAAATGTACCGGATTACATGATGAGAACAACGCCGGAGCGTTATTATAAGTCGATCGAGTTTTTGGAAACATTGTCAAAGCAGATGTTTGCCGTCAAATTAGAGGAACTTTTAGCACAGGAGGCTTTTTTAAAGAGCCGCGAGTCGGAAGAACAGATGGAGACGGAATTAAAACGTAATGAGGCGATGACAGCGATCGTGCGTATGCTTGAGTCGGAGGACAGTTTTGATGGGATTGTCCGGGATATTTTAAAGGAGGCATGCGGGTATCTTGAGATTTCTGCTGCGGTTTTGTTCCGGGAAAATATAGACGGCGCAACCGTTAATATGATCAGTGAGTATTATTCTGCGGGAAGAGAGTCCCGGATGGATGCTTCACAGAACATTCCAAAAGCAGAATTGCCTTTTTTTAATGGAAAACCATACATGATCTCTGCAGATTCGAAGATGCCTGAGTCGTTCCGCAGACTATTTGATGCACAGAAAATGAAAGCAGGGCTGTTCCTGCCAATCGATGTTGGTGGGAAAACAGGGATGTATGTCTGCTTCTGTGAGGATGAAAAAGAACGTATCTGGGACAGTGGAGAGATTAAGTTTGTCAATGATGTCAGAAGGATCATACAGACGATCCTGGTAAAACGTATCGCGAAAAATTCACTCGCAAGTTCGTATGCGTCACTGGAGGCGATTCTTGAAAATGTGGGATGCGGAATCTACGTGATGGATACAAAAGAAAATACCATCCTGTATACAAACCAGCGTTTCCGTAAAGCGTTTGGTGGAGATATACACAGTGCCGGCATTGAAGAATGTTTAAGACAGGGAGCACAGTCAGAGGACAGCCTTTATTTCAGGGAAGTTTACTCAAAAGAAGAAAACCGCTGGTTTGATCTGCACAGTACAAGGATCAACTGGGTTGACGGAAGAAAAGTTCTTTTATGTACGATTTATGATGTGACAGATAAAAAATTATATCAGCAGAAGATTGAGCGTCAGGCAAACAATGATTTCCTGACAGGGCTTTATAACAGAATGCGCTGTGAACAGGATCTGGAACGGTATATCCGTCAGACGAAAGAGTTTGGTGGAGAGGGAGCATTACTTTATATTGATCTGGATGATTTTAAGCATATCAATGACGGACTTGGACATCAGTATGGTGATGTTTTACTTAAGAATATTTCCGGCAGCCTGCAGAGGATTCCCGGTGTGGAGAATAACTGTTACCGTATGGGCGGTGATGAGTTTATCATCATACTGGCACATCATCATATGGCAATGCTTCAGCAGATCTTAGATGAGATCAAATCGTTATTTACAAAACCGTGGATGTTAAAAGGAACAGATTATTACTGTACGATGAGTATGGGAGTTGTGCGTTTCCCGGCAGATGGGGACACGGTGGAAGAACTGATCAAAAAAGCAGATATTGCCCTTTATTCTGCAAAGTGTGCAGGAAAGAACCGTATAGAGTTTTATGATGACAATGTTGAGTCTACCTCTTACAAGCGGCTTGATCTTGAAAAGAATATGCGCAATGCAACGAGAAATGCATTCAGCGAATTTGAAGTATATTTCCAGCCAATCGTAAATATCACAAAAGAAGGAAATCCATGTGCCGGTGCAGAAGCACTGATACGCTGGAATTCAGGGGAACTTGGATTGATACCGCCGACAGATTTTATCCCGCTTGCGGAATATTTAGGACTGATCAACCCGATCGGCGAATTTGTTTTGCGTGAAGCGTGTATCCATTGTAAATACTGGAATGATATGGGGCATCCGGAGTACAAAGTGAATGTTAATCTCTCTGTTGTACAGCTTTTACAGAACGATATCGTAGAGCGGATCGCACATGTGATCGAGGAGACAAGGATCACACCGCAGAACCTTACCTTAGAAGTAACAGAGAGTCTTGCGGTCAATGATATGAGCCGGATGAAACGGATACTTGCAGATATCAGACATCTTGGAGTACGTGTTGCGCTGGATGATTTTGGTACAGGCTATTCTTCTTTAAATCATATCAGGGAGATGCCGATCGATGTCATAAAGATCGACCGCTGTTTTATCATTGATATTGGAAAAGATGATTTCTCCAACGCATTTGTAAAAATGGTCGGAGAACTGGCAACTGCGATTCATGTGAATGTCTGTGTAGAGGGCGTGGAGACAAAAGAACAGTTAGATGCGCTGATGGGATCAAAGGTTCAACTGATTCAGGGATTCTATTTTGGAAAACCGATGAAGGCAGAGATGTTTGAGAGACAGTTCCTGTAA
- a CDS encoding fibronectin type III domain-containing protein, whose translation MTLYRSNHNVLERMNIAENYYSSACSKEVTLKSGTYYIEIAGSEAYKDSWDPTKLKNTGVNNMGVVNLKITTVKKTKISKLSNVKGKKAQVTYNKVSNAKGYEIQYSTDKKFKKGVKVKKANAKTTKVTLKKLTKGKKYYVRVRAYRVDEDDNRVNGSWSEAKSVKITK comes from the coding sequence GTGACGTTATACCGTTCGAACCATAATGTATTAGAGCGTATGAATATTGCAGAAAATTATTATTCTTCTGCATGTTCCAAAGAGGTTACATTAAAGAGCGGTACTTACTATATTGAAATTGCAGGCAGTGAAGCATATAAAGATAGCTGGGATCCGACAAAACTGAAAAACACCGGTGTGAACAATATGGGTGTGGTAAACTTAAAGATTACCACAGTCAAAAAAACCAAAATTTCCAAACTTTCCAATGTGAAAGGAAAGAAAGCACAGGTTACATATAACAAAGTAAGCAATGCAAAGGGATATGAGATCCAGTATTCCACGGACAAGAAGTTTAAAAAGGGCGTGAAAGTCAAAAAGGCAAACGCAAAGACAACAAAGGTTACTCTGAAAAAGCTGACAAAAGGAAAAAAATATTATGTGCGTGTCAGAGCATATCGTGTGGACGAGGATGACAACAGAGTAAACGGCTCATGGAGTGAGGCGAAATCAGTAAAGATCACAAAATAA